In Salvia miltiorrhiza cultivar Shanhuang (shh) unplaced genomic scaffold, IMPLAD_Smil_shh fragScaff_scaffold_101, whole genome shotgun sequence, a single genomic region encodes these proteins:
- the LOC131002286 gene encoding probable F-box protein At2g36090, with protein MNPPPPAGAAAGFHTLHPEIIDSHILSRLNGPALASAACCSTALRRQASHHNLWLSICHSTWPATASPRLTQLISTFPGGGPRAFFSHAFPLLSQRPITHPSSAPPEILSAVDIHYDGKLIFTKLHSTETGGDWFRWSPFRVDLLELKDSAHAAVKISDGDGAGMHEGILDRMTLSWILIDPAGRRAANLSSHEPVSVRRHWLTGEMEVRFGSILGGDGGHVQCGIVVTCGGEMEVKGVRLEMEDMDGKHLNGKESVVILQGALVGKKGAGKNRGAVARRRYAEFEEMKKERRERELRREGDWDMVCLAIGVSIYFYFWYYFL; from the coding sequence ATGAATCCTCCGCCACCGGCCGGCGCCGCGGCCGGCTTTCACACCTTGCACCCCGAAATCATCGATTCTCACATCCTCAGCCGTTTGAACGGCCCAGCCCTCGCCTCCGCCGCGTGCTGCTCCACCGCTCTCCGCCGTCAGGCCTCTCACCACAACCTATGGCTCAGCATATGCCACTCAACATGGCCGGCCACCGCCTCTCCGCGCCTCACCCAACTCATTTCCACCTTCCCCGGCGGCGGCCCCCGTGCTTTTTTCTCTCACGCATTTCCTCTCCTCTCCCAACGCCCCATCACCCACCCTTCCTCCGCCCCGCCGGAGATACTCTCCGCCGTCGACATACATTACGACGGCAAACTAATCTTCACCAAGCTCCACTCCACCGAAACAGGCGGCGACTGGTTCCGGTGGTCGCCTTTCCGGGTCGACCTTCTAGAACTCAAGGACTCCGCCCACGCCGCCGTCAAGATCTCCGACGGCGACGGTGCCGGCATGCATGAAGGAATTCTAGATAGAATGACGCTGAGCTGGATTCTGATTGATCCGGCGGGGAGGCGGGCGGCGAATTTGTCGTCGCACGAGCCCGTCTCCGTGAGGCGGCACTGGCTGACGGGGGAAATGGAGGTGCGATTTGGATCGATATTGGGCGGCGACGGAGGTCACGTGCAGTGCGGGATAGTAGTCACGTGCGGCGGCGAGATGGAGGTGAAGGGAGTGAGGCTGGAGATGGAGGACATGGATGGGAAGCATTTGAATGGGAAGGAGAGTGTAGTCATTTTGCAGGGGGCGTTGGTGGGCAAAAAGGGCGCCGGGAAGAACAGGGGGGCGGTGGCGCGGCGGAGGTACGCAGAGTTTGAGGAgatgaagaaagagagaagagagagagagttgaggaGGGAGGGAGATTGGGACATGGTGTGTTTAGCTATTGGAGTATccatttatttctatttttggtattattttttgtaa